In Brassica napus cultivar Da-Ae chromosome A3, Da-Ae, whole genome shotgun sequence, the sequence TTAAGAAAATTGAAAACCCAAATGTAACCAAAAGgtccaaaaccaaaccataaaaAGTTTTATAGCTATCCGAACTATAGGGTAATGTGTTTCAAAACCATCAAAACTATTAAAATGTGTCGATAACAATATCGACTCTTTGAAGTATGTCGAATTCATCATTTGGGGTGTAATTAGATCTACTCAAAATGTTTTGGGGCCCAATCGAATTTGTAAAAGTTGAACCCGCCCAATCCTAAATCCgattaataaaaaatcaaataggcTAAAGGTTTGTTAATCGGATTCAGGATTGGGCGggttaaactttaaaaaattcgACTGGGCACCAAAACATTTTTAAGTAGATCTGATTACACCCCAAATGATGAATTTACGATACGCGAGTCGTTCTGTTCCTTCAGTGAGCTTCGACAAATCAATCAATGGCGAAATCAACAACGCTTCTTAGCCCGCCGCAGTTCTTCCACACTCTTCTTCCTGGCTTTCAAACTCACCTCGTAAACTCTACACGTTTTCTTCATTCTTCGATCAGTTTCTtctaattgataaaataatcatatcctttttcttcttcttcttcttatgtttGTTTGTGTAGACGATTCCCTCAGACTTcttctcgaattatatcaaggACTTGGAGACGACCACGGCGGAGCTCAAATCGGACTCCTCCCTCGACATAACCTGGAAAGTCAAACTGACTGGTCGGATACTTAATGATGGCTGGGGAGACTTCGCCGTCGCTAACAATCTTCACATCGGCAACGTCGTCCTTGTCCGATACGAAGGAGGTATTGTCTTCCATGTTTCTGATCTAGGACCCAGTTTCTCTCTGATCCAACACATTAATCCTCCACGACAAAACATTGATGCTGTTACAAGAAACTGTTCTGAAGCTCATTCAAGAGAAGACACGTCATTAATAAAGAAGAAGCTTAAGCCACCTGTGTCATATTCATCATATTCACCATGTCATAAGCGATTCGTAACGTTTACGCTCCCGCCTGAATATGCCACACTTTGTAGATTGGTAAGTTCATCAATAATAAACAAACTCGTGATTATGTCATTATGATGCTTTTTATTTGACCTCTGTTCAAATATGTACAGACTCTTCCAAATCCATTCGTCAAGGAGAATGGCATCAGCAAGCCTGCGGAGATATGTGTGTTGGGTAAAGATGGTACAAAGTGGCCGATCACCCTTCTACTTGACAAGAAAGGAATAATGAGTTTCGGAAAGGGTTGGAAAGAATTTGTCAAAGCAAATGGGCTAGAGACAGGATTCACGCTCAAGTTGATGTGGGAAGACACTACTCCTTCCTTTAGTTTATGCTGTCCAGAATCGGCGAGTgacaaagatgaagaagagtgtTTAGAATCTATCAAGAAACAGTCTCTTTCAATAGATAGGAGAATTAGAGACAAGCCCGGCAAAGATGAGAATATCAAAGAGGAGAAAAGGTCGTGGGAGAGGCAAAAGATTCATCTGCGAGGGAGAGATGTTGGTGATTTTGAGGGTATTTTTACTTCTCTTGTATTCTGTTGTTATATATAGTATCAGTATATCATGAGGTTGTAACATGCGGGATGTTTCTGGTATAGAGGTTCCTATAAACAAGAAAGTAAAGACGGACAGTCATGGAACAGAAGCGACTTCTTCTTCATTAGACAACTCATGTTTTGTGGCCTTTGTCACGGATTCGAGTCTAGACTCTGATACACTGGTATTTTACTTCTCCATTTACCAAAATCTCATACTAATAGCTTTTGCATGCTGTTTCTAGTGCTGCACATTAGGTGTAGTCTAATTCCGTTTGGTTGAACCTCAATTTTGTTTTGGTTCTGTCCTGACACAAGATGTCTTAGGTATTTAAACTTCAAGTTGGATTTGATTCGTCGTCGTTTACTTTGACTCTGCTTGGTCTAGTTTGGTTTCATTCGAACTGCTTTGACTTGTCTTATTTGCCTACTTTCCTGCATGCATATTGAATTATTCATGTTAATGTTTGCTATATTATTGTTAAGTTGGTTAGTCgtaaaactaaagaaaaattCATGAGATCTGACCCGTGATGTTAATCTGGTGTTTGCAGTATCTTCCACGATATTTTACAAGCTCAAATGGTCTTACAAGAAAATGCCGCAAGATTGTTTTAATTGATGGTGGGGGAAGATCATGGGCAATGGATCTGGGCTTCAACGAATCTTCTGATATTTTCTACATAAGCCCGGGTTGGAGAAGTTTCTGTGACAAAAACGGTCTACAAGCAGGAGGCTTCTTTACGTTTAAACTAGTGGCAAACGAGGAAACTCCTGTGCTCAGTTTCTGCCCTATGGAATCCATCGATAGTAGAAGCCAAAAAGATTGTTTTGAAGCTCATTCCACAGAAGTTAGCAATGAGGAAGAAGACATAGAAAGGGAGAGAAATGAAGAAGAGACATTAATGGATatagaagaaaagaagagtAAACCGGAGCAAAGACCTGTGTCATATTCATCATATTCACCATGTTATAAGCGATTCATAACATTTACGCTCCCACCTTATTATGCCACACTGGATAAATTGGTGAGTATCGAAACCCACGCATGATTCTGCCATTATTGGTTATGATGTATTTTATTTGACCTCTGTTCAAATATCTCCAGACTCTTCCAAAGCTATTCGTGAAGGAGAATGGAATCAACAAGCCTGGGGAGATATATCTGTTGGGTAAAGATGGTACAAAGTGGCTGACACGACTTCTACTGGACAAGAAAGGACTGATGAGACTGGGAAAGGGTTGGAAAGATTTTGTCAAAGCAAATGGGGTAGAGTCTGGATTCACGCTCAAGTTGATATGGGAAGACACAACTCCTTCCTTTAGTTTATGCTGTGCAGAATCTACGGGTGACAAAGACGAAGAAGAGTATTTAGAAGCTATCAAGAAACAGTCTCTTTCTATAGATCGGAGAATCAGAGATAAGATTAGTAAAGATGAGAATGACAAAGAGGAGAAAATGTCATGGGAAAGAGAAAAGATTAATATCAGAGGGAGAGATTCAACTACATCGAGCCAAAAGCAATTCCTGACATTAGCAATCACCCCTACCAGTCTCCGATGTAATAGAATGGTAAGTTCACACAATCAACTCTTGCCTAAAACAGTCAGTTTCTCTCTATTGTACTTATCTTAATGGTTTATCAAGAAGTTTGTATATTACTTTATTCTCCTTTCAAATCTTTTTTCAGCGTCTTCCAATACCATTCTTGAGGAAGAGTTGCATGGACAAGCCTGGAATGATATATCTGTTGGGAAAAGATGATACAAAGTGGATGGCAAATCTTATACAGGAAGGAGACGGAAGAATGAAGTTGGGAAAAGGCTGGACAGCTTTTGCTAAAGAAAACGAGTTTAAGGCAGGAGAATCCGTTACATTGGAGTCAATCTGGGAAGATGAGACTCCTATGATCAGGTTTCTCCGTACGGAGtctgagagttcaaaagctaaCAAGAAAGAG encodes:
- the LOC106441947 gene encoding B3 domain-containing protein REM13-like translates to MAKSTTLLSPPQFFHTLLPGFQTHLTIPSDFFSNYIKDLETTTAELKSDSSLDITWKVKLTGRILNDGWGDFAVANNLHIGNVVLVRYEGGIVFHVSDLGPSFSLIQHINPPRQNIDAVTRNCSEAHSREDTSLIKKKLKPPVSYSSYSPCHKRFVTFTLPPEYATLCRLTLPNPFVKENGISKPAEICVLGKDGTKWPITLLLDKKGIMSFGKGWKEFVKANGLETGFTLKLMWEDTTPSFSLCCPESASDKDEEECLESIKKQSLSIDRRIRDKPGKDENIKEEKRSWERQKIHLRGRDVGDFEEVPINKKVKTDSHGTEATSSSLDNSCFVAFVTDSSLDSDTLYLPRYFTSSNGLTRKCRKIVLIDGGGRSWAMDLGFNESSDIFYISPGWRSFCDKNGLQAGGFFTFKLVANEETPVLSFCPMESIDSRSQKDCFEAHSTEVSNEEEDIERERNEEETLMDIEEKKSKPEQRPVSYSSYSPCYKRFITFTLPPYYATLDKLTLPKLFVKENGINKPGEIYLLGKDGTKWLTRLLLDKKGLMRLGKGWKDFVKANGVESGFTLKLIWEDTTPSFSLCCAESTGDKDEEEYLEAIKKQSLSIDRRIRDKISKDENDKEEKMSWEREKINIRGRDSTTSSQKQFLTLAITPTSLRCNRMRLPIPFLRKSCMDKPGMIYLLGKDDTKWMANLIQEGDGRMKLGKGWTAFAKENEFKAGESVTLESIWEDETPMIRFLRTESESSKANKKESIYMEDTESRTRDSSTEIHARFVTLTLKHEDVKACMLILPSQFLKANGINKLGKITLLDENEVELSAYLLSREGIVAVESGWGEFCEANGVKLGESFTLECIKEQDETAPVLKVMFSGG